One window from the genome of Pandoraea fibrosis encodes:
- a CDS encoding inositol monophosphatase family protein has product MQHPMLNIAVKAARRAGNIISRASLDIDTVKVSKKQHNDFVTEVDKAAEQAIIETLVQAYPDHAILAEESGEEHGKSGSEYQWIIDPLDGTTNFIHGLPYYCTSIALAHKGIVSQAVIYDPTRNELFTASRGRGAFLDGKRIRVSRRDRLADGLIGTGFPFRDLQGVENYLKMFGTMTEHCAGIRRPGAAALDLANVAAGRMDGFFEQGLNPWDMAAGSLLITEAGGLVGNYTGESDFLFEGEILAGNPKIYAQMVKLLEGYSRAKRPVTSARASAVAAQDSAQS; this is encoded by the coding sequence ATGCAGCATCCCATGCTTAATATCGCGGTGAAGGCCGCGCGCCGTGCCGGCAATATCATCAGCCGCGCCTCCCTCGACATCGACACCGTCAAGGTCAGCAAGAAGCAGCACAACGACTTCGTGACGGAAGTGGACAAAGCGGCTGAGCAAGCGATCATCGAAACCCTCGTGCAAGCCTATCCGGACCACGCCATCCTCGCCGAAGAATCGGGCGAGGAGCACGGCAAGTCGGGCTCGGAATACCAGTGGATCATCGATCCGCTCGACGGCACCACCAACTTCATTCACGGCCTGCCCTACTACTGCACGTCGATCGCCCTCGCGCACAAGGGCATCGTCTCGCAAGCCGTGATCTACGATCCGACCCGCAACGAACTCTTCACCGCCTCGCGTGGCCGGGGTGCGTTCCTCGACGGCAAGCGTATCCGCGTGTCGCGCCGCGATCGTCTGGCCGACGGCCTGATCGGCACCGGCTTCCCGTTCCGCGACCTGCAAGGCGTTGAAAACTACCTGAAGATGTTCGGCACGATGACCGAGCATTGCGCGGGCATCCGCCGTCCGGGCGCTGCAGCACTCGATCTGGCGAACGTCGCCGCCGGCCGCATGGACGGTTTCTTCGAGCAAGGTCTGAATCCGTGGGACATGGCCGCTGGCAGTCTGCTGATTACCGAAGCCGGTGGTCTGGTCGGTAACTACACCGGCGAATCGGACTTCCTGTTCGAAGGCGAGATCCTTGCGGGCAACCCGAAGATCTACGCACAAATGGTCAAGCTGCTCGAAGGCTATTCGCGCGCCAAGCGTCCGGTCACCTCGGCACGCGCCAGCGCCGTTGCCGCGCAGGACAGCGCCCAGTCGTAA